From the Penaeus chinensis breed Huanghai No. 1 chromosome 28, ASM1920278v2, whole genome shotgun sequence genome, one window contains:
- the LOC125039836 gene encoding uncharacterized protein LOC125039836, producing MTSLSELMKFGKELGLTGENLQEFVREKQSKERERFELEREERAKEREARKVELEMETRVKELELERLRLQVQSDESEKYEVKAEVFKPALPKLPVFNEANDSIDAYILRFERLATSAGWDWDVWAVSLASLLQGKALETYQHLSPMEARDFERVKDALLRCFQCTAEGYRQRLRNSKFHKNETASQFANRLKNNLTRWVELAGCDQTYVDVFNVMLTEQFLNACDKSMVLFLKEHDFKTFNEMIKYAELYMEAHVNYGRKDREGHERNATGHASASANSSSASGVNRGEERMKGGARACFVCGRGNHLAKDCYNRVGGTRYKDSKIIKSNAEKAAMANHGDKLMIARGNVEGVNVDVFRDPGCTTVLVKDCLVPKSKFTGRMVDIRMANNMVFKYPEAFIYVDTPFFSGNSLAACLPDPIYELVIGTIEGSTDGGMSVQVSAVTTRLQKKEEEKCVRGQSKLKVKDVLKNLKNKDIGKLQREDKTLDKIREYAESKRVFSGKSEGETHSFVVKRGALYRRVQRTQQVTEQLLVPESFRDAVIGLAHDSLMGGHLGIKKTTARIQSNFFWPGMGVEIARYCRSCDVCQRTVDKGRVSRVKMGRVPLIQEPFQRVAVDIVGPIEPRANDGSRYILTIVDYATRYPEAIALKNIDTCTVAEALLSVFSRVGIPKEVMSDRGSQFTSEMMREFNRLLSIRSLTTTPYHAMSNGLVERFNGVLKKMLKRMCQEQPKMWPRFIDPLLFSYREAPQASTKFSPFELVYGHSVRGPLALLRELWEGDREAIEDDTRTTYEYVINLRERLQETCKLAQEELEKAGDSYQYYYDKRAREREVNVGDKVILLLPTSHNKLLLQWQGPFKVIKKANRYNYVLDVNGTERKYHINMIKRYHERFVKVGDSKHNKDVERSDATCDVEVMRDVISGKSNADENSEQENGDDSVLACVAVVCEDHDEGGEVITVPSYVQEEDVSNVRVNEELNADQKRDVANVLSEFSAVFTDVPGRTDVIEHTVNLTSDRPVNTKQYPIPYALQQNIADEVDRMLELDVIEPSTSPYSNPLIAVKKKDGSDRVCLDSRKINKLTVFDSEPMPDQDLIMTRISGSRYFTKIDLSRGYWQIPIDEQSKPITAFQTNKGLMHFKVVPFGLINASATFNRMMRKLFNDTANVEMFVDDLLVHTKGWKEHIKTLIKVLNILANASLTARPSKTEIGYFTIEYLGSDVGGGMTQTTADKVNKIMDMAVPKTKRQIRSFLGLTGYYRHYIPDYATIAAPLYELIKKSQPNNVRWEICHEDAFNKLKEALSTRPILKLPDMSKDFVLQVDASEVGLGAVLLQYKDGQRWPVLYASKKLKGAERNYSVIEKECLAVVWAVSKFYQYLYGKAFVIESDHQPLKYLNSANHLNGRLMRWSMYMQQFNYTVKNIAGRENTACKETDRDGGHRRVGILQFVNDIVENKKK from the exons ATGACTTCGCTAAGTGAATTGATGAAGTTCGGAAAAGAGCTAGGATTAACGGGAGAAAACTTGCAAGAATTCGTAAgagaaaagcaaagcaaagagcGTGAAAGGTTTGAATTAGAGCGtgaagaaagagcgaaggagagagaagctagAAAAGTGGAATTGGAAATGGAAACTAGAGTGAAAGAACTTGAACTAGAAAGACTAAGATTACAAGTGCAAAGTGACGAGAGTGAGAAATATGAAGTAAAAGCTGAAGTTTTTAAGCCAGCACTTCCGAAACTGCCTGTGTTCAACGAGGCTAATGACAGTATAGACGCTTATATACTTCGGTTTGAGAGACTAGCAACCAGCGCCGGATGGGACTGGGATGTCTGGGCGGTTAGCTTAGCCTCTTTGTTACAAGGTAAAGCGCTAGAGACGTACCAGCATCTCTCGCCTATGGAAGCGCGCGACTTTGAACGAGTGAAAGACGCGTTGCTCAGATGTTTCCAATGCACGGCCGAGGGCTATAGACAAAGACTACGTAATTCTAAATTCCACAAAAATGAAACTGCTTCGCAATTTGCTAACAGACTAAAAAACAATTTAACAAGATGGGTCGAACTTGCAGGTTGTGATCAAACCTATGTTGATGTATTTAATGTTATGCTCACTGAACAATTCTTGAATGCGTGTGACAAAAGCATGGTGCTATTTTTAAAGGAGCACGATTTTAAAACCTTTAATGAGATGATAAAATATGCTGAGTTGTATATGGAGGCGCATGTAAATTATggtaggaaagatagagagggtcaTGAGAGGAACGCGACAGGTCATGCGAGTGCGAGTGCAAATAGTAGCTCTGCGTCAGGAGTGaacaggggtgaggaaaggatgaaaggcggAGCGCGTGCTTGTTTCGTGTGTGGACGAGGTAATCACCTTGCCAAGGATTGCTACAACAGGGTCGGAGGAACAAGGTACAAAGATAGTAAGATAATCAAATCTAATGCTGAAAAAGCGGCAATGGCAAATCATGGTGATAAATTGATGATTGCAAGAGGTAATGTGGAAGGTGTGAATGTTGACGTGTTTCGTGATCCTGGATGTACGACAGTGTTAGTGAAAGATTGTTTGGTGCCTAAAAGTAAGTTCACGGGTAGAATGGTTGACATAAGGATGGCCAATAACATGGTATTTAAGTATCCAGAGGCTTTTATCTATGTCGATACTCCGTTCTTTTCTGGTAATTCGTTAGCTGCTTGTCTGCCAGATCCTATATATGAGTTGGTGATCGGGACGATTGAGGGATCGACTGATGGTGGAATGAGTGTGCAGGTGAGTGCGGTGACGACAAGGttgcagaagaaagaggaagaaaagtgtgtTCGAGGTCAGTCAAAACTTAAAGTAAAAGACgttttaaaaaatcttaaaaacaaaGATATAGGTAAGTTGCAAAGGGAAGATAAAACTCTTGATAAAATTCGCGAGTATGCCGAGTCAAAAAGAGTATTCAGTGGTAAGTCCGAGGGTGAGACGCACAGCTTCGTGGTGAAGCGCGGCGCGTTATACCGGCGCGTTCAAAGGACACAGCAGGTGACTGAGCAGTTACTGGTGCCTGAGTCTTTTCGGGACGCGGTGATCGGGCTGGCCCACGATTCCCTCATGGGAGGGCATCTCGGGATAAAAAAGACCACAGCGCGGATTCAAAGTAACTTTTTCTGGCCGGGGATGGGTGTAGAAATAGCACGATATTGCAGGTCCTGTGACGTATGTCAACGCACGGTCGACAAGGGGCGTGTCAGCCGAGTCAAGATGGGAAGAGTGCCGCTTATCCAGGAGCCTTTTCAACGAGTCGCCGTGGATATAGTAGGTCCGATAGAGCCTCGGGCGAATGATGGATCGCGGTATATTCTTACGATTGTTGATTACGCGACGCGTTACCCGGAAGCGATCGCTTTGAAAAATATTGACACGTGCACCGTTGCAGAAGCGTTACTCTCGGTTTTCAGTCGCGTTGGGATCCCGAAAGAAGTTATGTCAGACAGGGGTAGCCAGTTTACATCAGAGATGATGAGGGAATTTAATCGTTTGCTGTCTATAAGGAGTTTAACAACCACACCGTACCATGCGATGAGTAATGGTCTGGTTGAAAGGTTCAATGGCGTTTTAAAAAAGATGCTGAAGCGTATGTGTCAAGAGCAACCGAAAATGTGGCCGCGATTTATAGATCCGCTTCTATTTTCGTATCGCGAAGCACCGCAAGCAAGCACGAAGTTTTCACCGTTTGAACTTGTCTACGGTCATTCAGTGCGCGGGCCACTCGCCTTGTTGCGCGAACTGTGGGAGGGCGATCGAGAGGCAATTGAGGACGACACGCGGACCACATACGAGTACGTGATTAATTTAAGGGAGAGGTTGCAAGAGACGTGTAAATTAGCGCAGGAGGAATTGGAAAAAGCTGGAGAcagttaccagtattattatgataagcgtGCGCGCGAGAGGGAGGTTAATGTCGGAGATAAAGTGATACTCCTACTTCCCACTAGTCATAATAAACTCCTTTTGCAGTGGCAAGGACCATTCAAGGTCATTAAGAAGGCCAACAGATATAACTACGTGCTAGATGTAAACGGTACAGAGCGTAAGTACCATATAAATATGATCAAGCGCTATCATGAGCGGTTCGTCAAAGTAGGCGACAGTAAACATAATAAAGATGTGGAACGCAGTGATGCAACATGCGATGTTGAAGTAATGCGTGACGTGATCAGTGGTAAGAGTAACGCTGATGAGAATAGTGAACAAGAGAATGGAGATGATTCAGTCCTTGCTTGCGTGGCAGTAGTTTGCGAAGACCACGACGAGGGTGGCGAAGTAATTACCGTCCCAAGTTATGTACAGGAGGAAGACGTGAGTAACGTAAGAGTAAATGAGGAATTGAACGCGGACCAGAAACGCGATGTGGCGAACGTATTGTCGGAGTTTAGCGCGGTATTCACGGATGTCCCGGGAAGAACAGATGTCATTGAGCACACGGTTAATCTAACAAGTGATAGGCCAGTAAATACTAAACAATATCCTATTCCTTATGCGTTGCAACAGAATATCGCAGATGAAGTAGATCGGATGCTCGAGTTAGACGTGATAGAGCCTTCAACCTCGCCTTACTCGAACCCGCTAATCGCTGTGAAGAAAAAGGACGGGAGTGATCGCGTTTGTTTAGACAGTCGCAAGATAAATAAGTTGACGGTATTTGACTCTGAGCCCATGCCAGATCAGGACTTGATAATGACTCGTATTAGCGGCAGTCGTTATTTCACAAAGATTGATCTTTCCCGCGGGTATTGGCAAATCCCCATAGATGAACAAAGTAAGCCAATCACGGCATTCCAAACGAACAAAGGGTTGATGCACTTTAAAGTTGTACCTTTTGGACTAATTAATGCAAGTGCTACGTTCAACCGTATGATGCGGAAATTGTTCAACGATACCGCTAACGTAGAGATGTTCGTCGATGATTTGTTAGTTCAcacgaaaggatggaaggaacacATTAAAACGTTGATAAAGGTTCTTAACATTCTGGCAAATGCATCGCTCACCGCTCGCCCGTCGAAAACGGAGATTGGGTATTTTACCATAGAGTACCTGGGAAGCGATGTGGGGGGCGGGATGACGCAAACAACCGCGGATAAGGTAAACAAGATAATGGATATGGCTGTTCCGAAAACTAAAAGGCAAATCAGATCTTTTCTTGGTCTAACAGGGTACTACCGACATTATATACCCGATTATGCCACAATTGCAGCGCCTCTTTATGAACTAATTAAAAAATCTCAGCCTAATAACGTAAGGTGGGAAATTTGTCACGAAGATGCGTTTAACAAGCTAAAAGAAGCATTAAGCACTCGTCCTATTCTTAAACTCCCCGACATGTCTAAAGACTTCGTGTTGCAAGTTGACGCTTCAGAGGTAGGATTAGGTGCGGTGCTTTTGCAGTATAAGGATGGGCAGCGTTGGCCAGTACTCTACGCGAGTAAGAAATTAAAGGGAGCCGAGCGAAATTATTCGGTAATCGAGAAGGAATGTTTGGCGGTAGTGTGGGCCGTAAgtaaattttatcaatatttgtacGGTAAAGCTTTTGTGATAGAATCGGACCATCAGCCTCTAAAATATCTTAATTCGGCCAATCATTTAAATGGAAGGTTGATGCGATGGTCTATGTATATGCAACAATTCAACTACACCGTAAAGAACATTGCGGGTCGCGAGAAC ACCGCATGCaaggagacagaccgagacgggggacatagacgtgtcggaatcctgcagTTCGTCAATGACATcgtcgaaaacaagaaaaagtga